One window of the Staphylococcus equorum genome contains the following:
- the melB gene encoding melibiose:sodium transporter MelB — protein MKRQITRKEKYSFGIGAFGKDLVVNLIGIYLMYYLTDILGVAAGFVGSLYFVARIWDAINDPVMGMIVDKTKTKWGKFRPWLVIGTLINSIVTIILFTNFDLTGTSLYIFISIMYILWGMTYTMMDVPYWSWLPNLTNNPTEREEVSVIPRIFASLANLILGAIGLSAVIYLDTIFGTGDQSTGFLILTGIIILFFITTMGITVCNVKEAPTNIDTGITLRFKDIWRILFTNKELLAYIGILITFFLCTQIIGNVLIYYFSYVAESKFLFALYNGMGFVEIIALILFPRIAKLLTRERIFPIATCSIIIGLLILLLASYFSPSAILPVVIGTTFIKIGTGFIMGIITVSIADVIDYSEMKFGQRNESVITSTQTFLMKTAMAVSGLITGWSLTFLGYQPGVEQSEFTKNGLRFIMTILPIICIIASYLIYKWSYNLKGTYIKDVVHVLNQRKSKKG, from the coding sequence TTGAAGAGACAAATAACCCGTAAAGAAAAATATTCATTTGGAATTGGTGCATTTGGTAAAGATTTGGTTGTTAACTTAATAGGTATATATCTTATGTATTATCTTACCGACATCTTAGGTGTTGCGGCCGGTTTTGTGGGCTCCTTATATTTTGTTGCTCGTATTTGGGATGCGATTAACGATCCAGTCATGGGAATGATTGTGGATAAAACTAAAACTAAATGGGGGAAATTCAGACCCTGGTTAGTCATAGGCACACTTATAAATTCTATTGTAACAATTATTTTATTTACAAATTTTGATTTAACAGGAACAAGTTTATATATATTTATTTCAATTATGTATATTCTTTGGGGCATGACTTATACAATGATGGATGTTCCTTATTGGTCATGGTTACCTAATCTAACCAATAATCCCACCGAACGTGAAGAAGTATCTGTCATCCCTCGTATTTTTGCGAGTTTAGCAAACTTAATTCTTGGAGCTATAGGTTTAAGTGCTGTAATATATTTAGATACAATTTTCGGCACTGGAGATCAATCTACTGGTTTCTTAATTTTAACGGGAATTATCATTCTTTTTTTCATAACTACAATGGGCATTACCGTATGTAATGTAAAAGAGGCTCCTACAAATATTGATACTGGTATTACACTACGCTTTAAAGATATTTGGCGAATACTATTTACCAATAAAGAATTACTAGCCTATATCGGTATCCTAATTACGTTTTTCTTATGTACTCAAATCATTGGCAATGTACTCATTTATTATTTTAGTTATGTGGCAGAATCAAAATTCTTATTTGCCCTATATAACGGTATGGGATTTGTAGAAATTATAGCATTAATTCTTTTCCCTAGAATTGCCAAATTACTTACAAGAGAACGTATATTTCCGATTGCAACATGTAGTATCATTATAGGCCTACTCATTTTATTACTAGCTAGTTATTTTTCACCAAGTGCTATATTACCAGTTGTTATAGGTACTACTTTTATAAAAATTGGCACTGGATTTATCATGGGTATTATAACAGTTTCTATTGCCGATGTAATAGACTATAGTGAAATGAAATTTGGTCAAAGAAACGAAAGTGTCATTACTTCTACTCAAACATTTTTAATGAAAACAGCTATGGCAGTTTCTGGTTTGATTACTGGTTGGAGTTTAACTTTTTTAGGTTATCAACCTGGTGTAGAACAAAGTGAATTCACCAAGAATGGATTGCGTTTTATCATGACTATTCTACCTATTATTTGTATAATAGCAAGTTACCTCATTTATAAATGGAGCTATAATTTAAAAGGTACATACATTAAAGATGTAGTACATGTATTGAATCAAAGAAAAAGTAAAAAAGGTTGA
- a CDS encoding FmdB family zinc ribbon protein produces the protein MPNYTYTCPNCDEFTIRQSMNDIHNNVSCPECGHLSKRVYTAFQTYGMDSKLKNRIEQGQQPKPVTKDKLPQQNRATTNAVRPWMAGH, from the coding sequence ATGCCAAACTACACATACACATGTCCGAATTGTGATGAATTTACAATTCGTCAATCCATGAACGACATACACAATAACGTTTCGTGCCCTGAATGTGGACATTTATCTAAACGTGTATATACTGCTTTTCAAACCTATGGAATGGACTCAAAGTTAAAAAATCGTATTGAACAAGGACAACAACCCAAACCCGTTACCAAAGATAAATTACCTCAACAAAATCGTGCAACTACAAATGCTGTCAGACCTTGGATGGCCGGACATTAA
- a CDS encoding oxidoreductase yields MKVAIVTGASSGIGFDTAKMLAKKDYRVYALARNTKKMQGLLAYNVKIMKLDITDYNAIKEVVNHILNKEGHINILINNAGYGSYGAIEDVSIEEAKRQFEVNLFGLSEITRAVIPSMREQKAGKIVNISSIGGRIPNYLGTWYHASKHALEGYSESLRLELSEFGIDVIVIRPGGIKTEWSSITAQNLKSSAKGGIYEEKALTLANSMIKLNSLNLFYPPSAVAKVITNSIERRFVKPQYIVGFLAKTSIFLHALLPVKLYNFIIKKPVSK; encoded by the coding sequence ATGAAAGTTGCTATAGTCACAGGAGCAAGTAGTGGAATTGGTTTTGATACAGCTAAAATGTTAGCCAAAAAAGACTACCGTGTTTATGCTCTTGCAAGAAACACAAAGAAAATGCAAGGTTTATTAGCATATAATGTCAAAATAATGAAACTAGACATAACAGATTATAATGCAATCAAAGAAGTAGTTAACCATATTTTAAATAAAGAAGGCCATATAAATATTTTAATAAATAATGCTGGCTATGGATCATATGGTGCTATTGAAGATGTATCAATTGAAGAAGCGAAAAGACAGTTCGAAGTAAATCTATTTGGTCTATCTGAAATAACAAGAGCCGTTATACCTTCCATGCGTGAACAAAAAGCAGGAAAAATTGTAAATATATCGTCAATCGGTGGACGTATACCTAATTATCTAGGAACTTGGTATCATGCTTCTAAACATGCTTTAGAGGGATACAGCGAAAGCTTACGTTTAGAACTTTCCGAATTTGGTATAGACGTTATCGTTATTCGACCGGGTGGTATAAAAACAGAATGGTCTTCTATTACAGCTCAAAATCTTAAATCATCTGCTAAAGGAGGAATCTATGAAGAAAAAGCTTTAACACTGGCAAATTCAATGATTAAATTAAATTCACTTAATTTATTTTACCCTCCTTCCGCTGTAGCTAAAGTTATAACTAATTCAATAGAAAGACGCTTTGTAAAACCGCAATATATTGTCGGTTTTCTTGCTAAAACCTCTATTTTTTTACATGCATTACTACCAGTTAAGCTATATAATTTTATTATCAAAAAACCGGTATCTAAATAA